The proteins below come from a single Halobacillus salinarum genomic window:
- a CDS encoding DUF2512 family protein: MMEHKKALTIKGISTLVSLFIVLTFGYGVSIWSVLIVTVILGGLSYFLGDYLLLPKFKNQAATAADFVLTFVVILAAGSWILSPEQSIWLAALISAVVIATVEYCFHIYLASRALPANNIVKADVY; this comes from the coding sequence ATGATGGAGCATAAAAAAGCCCTCACCATTAAAGGGATTTCGACGCTGGTATCCTTATTTATTGTTCTCACTTTTGGATATGGAGTTTCCATCTGGAGTGTCCTGATCGTAACAGTCATTCTTGGAGGATTATCGTATTTCTTAGGAGATTATTTACTGCTTCCAAAATTCAAAAACCAGGCAGCGACGGCAGCCGATTTTGTATTAACCTTTGTAGTTATCCTTGCCGCTGGCAGCTGGATTCTTTCACCTGAACAATCTATTTGGCTGGCAGCTCTCATATCAGCCGTTGTAATTGCTACTGTAGAATACTGCTTTCACATTTATCTTGCATCCCGTGCCCTTCCAGCAAATAATATTGTGAAAGCCGATGTTTATTAA
- a CDS encoding SDR family oxidoreductase: MANLTDKVVIITGASSGIGEETAKELASKGAKLVLAARREERLQELTNELNSDEKRAAYKVTDVTSYEEVEELAEFAQDQFGQIDALVNNAGLMPLSLLNKQKVNEWDKMIDVNIKGVLYGISAVLPHMRERKQGHIINLSSVAGHVVFPGSAVYSGTKFAVRAITDGLRMEEAKESNIRATIISPGAVSTELTSTITDEDMKSGTEDLYSMAIQPDSIARTIRYALEEPPEVTINEIVVRPTEQDL, encoded by the coding sequence GTGGCAAACCTTACAGATAAAGTAGTCATCATCACTGGTGCCTCCAGCGGAATTGGCGAAGAAACGGCCAAAGAACTTGCATCAAAGGGCGCCAAGCTAGTATTGGCAGCCCGTCGTGAAGAGCGTTTGCAGGAATTAACAAATGAATTGAACAGCGACGAAAAGCGTGCTGCCTATAAAGTAACTGATGTAACTTCGTATGAAGAAGTGGAGGAGTTGGCGGAATTTGCTCAAGATCAATTCGGCCAAATTGACGCCCTTGTGAATAATGCAGGTCTTATGCCGTTATCACTGCTTAATAAACAGAAAGTCAATGAATGGGATAAAATGATTGATGTGAATATTAAAGGTGTGCTGTATGGAATTTCAGCTGTCCTGCCACACATGAGAGAAAGAAAACAAGGGCATATTATTAACCTTTCGTCCGTGGCAGGTCATGTCGTATTCCCAGGAAGCGCTGTTTATAGTGGCACAAAATTCGCCGTTCGTGCGATTACAGACGGTTTGAGAATGGAAGAGGCAAAAGAAAGCAATATTCGAGCAACGATTATTTCTCCTGGTGCTGTTTCAACTGAACTGACGAGTACGATTACTGATGAAGATATGAAATCAGGGACAGAAGACTTGTATTCAATGGCTATACAGCCTGATAGTATCGCAAGGACGATTCGTTACGCTCTGGAGGAACCTCCGGAAGTTACCATCAATGAAATTGTTGTCCGGCCAACTGAGCAAGATTTATAA
- a CDS encoding YibE/F family protein yields MNVLLLLSVILLLLMISIGGTKGALSFVSLFFNFGVLMITVFFMMDSDMDPIFITMIACAVISCINLFFINEVNRKTATAFLSTLITIIVLLLLIDIVTNIAMIQGFSEEQSEELAPYSLYIGVDFVKIGASVIIMSTIGAITEVAISITSSMGETLNHHPSISRKNLFLSGMRIGKDILGTDTNTLFFAFFGGYLALLIWFKDLDYSIGEIVNSKIFSSEMITIFCAGIGVALIIPVTAWINAYFAIKARDKQQRSEVSEE; encoded by the coding sequence ATGAATGTATTATTACTATTGTCCGTCATTTTATTGCTTTTGATGATTAGTATAGGTGGAACGAAGGGCGCGTTGTCTTTTGTTTCTTTGTTTTTTAATTTTGGCGTGCTCATGATCACAGTCTTTTTTATGATGGATTCGGACATGGATCCGATCTTTATCACAATGATTGCCTGCGCCGTCATTAGCTGTATTAACTTGTTCTTCATTAATGAAGTGAATAGGAAAACTGCCACAGCGTTCCTTTCTACGCTTATCACGATCATTGTATTACTATTATTGATTGATATTGTAACGAACATTGCCATGATTCAAGGCTTCAGTGAAGAACAATCAGAGGAGCTTGCTCCTTATTCTCTTTATATCGGTGTGGATTTTGTCAAAATTGGAGCCTCTGTCATTATTATGAGCACTATAGGTGCGATAACAGAAGTAGCGATATCCATTACATCTTCCATGGGAGAAACCTTGAACCACCATCCTTCTATCAGCAGGAAAAATTTATTTCTATCTGGAATGAGGATTGGGAAGGACATTTTGGGGACGGATACTAACACGTTATTCTTTGCTTTTTTTGGCGGCTATTTAGCCCTGCTTATTTGGTTTAAAGATTTGGACTATTCGATTGGAGAAATCGTAAATTCGAAAATCTTCAGTAGTGAGATGATTACTATTTTCTGTGCTGGAATTGGTGTCGCTTTAATTATTCCGGTTACGGCGTGGATCAATGCCTATTTTGCAATTAAGGCAAGGGATAAGCAGCAAAGATCGGAAGTAAGCGAAGAATAG
- a CDS encoding Gfo/Idh/MocA family protein → MKKVSWGIIGCGNVTEVKSGPAFNQVNNSSLTAVMRRNGDLAKDYAMRHGVPKWYDKAEDLIQDPEVNAIYIATPPSSHKPYTLMAADAGKPVYVEKPMALNTEECQEMINYCKSRKVPLFVAYYRRSLPRFLKVKELLNNGSIGDVRFVSMQHLKRPISKDETGAWPWRVQPEVSGGGLFYDLASHTLDLMDFLLGPIADTKGFAANQENSYRAEDIVSGSFQFESGVMGTGVWSFSSFKNEDRNRIVGTEGEIRFSSFDHEPITLEKASGIEHFSIDHPKHIQKYLIERIVEELLGNGHSPSTGETALRTNRIMDALVEEYYS, encoded by the coding sequence ATGAAAAAGGTAAGCTGGGGAATTATCGGCTGCGGCAATGTGACAGAAGTCAAAAGCGGTCCAGCCTTCAACCAAGTAAATAACAGTTCGTTAACGGCCGTCATGAGAAGAAACGGGGATTTAGCAAAAGACTACGCCATGCGACATGGGGTGCCGAAATGGTACGACAAAGCGGAAGATTTGATCCAGGACCCGGAAGTTAATGCGATCTACATAGCCACACCACCAAGTTCACATAAACCTTATACCCTTATGGCAGCAGATGCCGGAAAGCCTGTGTACGTAGAAAAACCAATGGCTTTAAATACAGAAGAATGCCAGGAGATGATTAATTACTGCAAGAGCAGAAAGGTTCCGTTATTTGTAGCCTACTACCGCCGTTCTCTTCCGCGTTTTCTTAAAGTAAAAGAGCTGTTAAACAATGGTTCAATCGGCGACGTCCGATTTGTATCCATGCAGCATTTAAAAAGACCCATTTCTAAAGATGAAACGGGAGCATGGCCTTGGAGAGTTCAGCCGGAAGTTAGTGGCGGAGGACTTTTTTACGATTTAGCTTCCCATACCCTGGATTTAATGGATTTTCTTCTCGGACCTATAGCAGATACAAAAGGATTTGCCGCAAATCAGGAAAATTCTTACCGAGCAGAAGATATCGTAAGTGGAAGCTTTCAATTTGAGAGCGGTGTGATGGGAACGGGAGTGTGGAGCTTTTCATCCTTTAAAAATGAAGATCGAAACCGAATAGTAGGCACAGAAGGAGAAATCCGTTTTTCCTCTTTTGATCACGAGCCGATTACACTCGAAAAAGCATCCGGTATCGAACATTTTTCCATTGATCACCCAAAGCACATTCAGAAGTACTTAATTGAAAGAATCGTAGAAGAACTGTTAGGAAATGGTCATTCTCCCAGTACCGGCGAAACCGCACTTCGAACAAACCGCATCATGGATGCACTCGTGGAAGAATACTATTCTTAA
- a CDS encoding glycosyltransferase family 2 protein, producing MEPFTLYDRMNRKERKGMAVRYSVIVPVYNEEEVIHSSFKRLKQVMDQTCETYELIFVNDGSVDQTLAILKNYGDQDATVKIIDFARNFGHQIAITAGMDMAKGDAVIVIDADLQDPPELIHTMIKKWKQGYEVVYAKRTKRKGESLFKRYTASLFYRTLRTLTEVDIPLDTGDFRLIDRKVCEQMKQLHERNRFVRGLVSWVGFRQTSVEYERDERLLGESKYPLKKMLKLSLDGITSFSYKPLKLATYAGVFLSLAGFIYMLAVIYLKLFTSQTVVGWSSVIVIQLVFSGFVLLILGVMGEYIGRIYDESKNRPLYVIRESYGIKENKEHAKILSKK from the coding sequence ATGGAACCATTTACGCTCTACGATAGGATGAATAGGAAAGAAAGGAAGGGGATGGCCGTGCGGTATTCAGTGATTGTCCCTGTTTACAATGAGGAAGAAGTCATTCATTCCAGTTTCAAACGGTTAAAGCAAGTCATGGATCAAACCTGTGAAACGTATGAGCTTATTTTTGTCAATGATGGCAGCGTTGATCAAACGCTCGCCATCCTCAAAAACTATGGCGATCAGGATGCAACAGTAAAAATTATCGATTTCGCCCGGAATTTCGGACACCAGATTGCCATTACTGCAGGGATGGATATGGCCAAAGGTGATGCCGTTATCGTTATTGATGCCGACCTTCAGGACCCTCCAGAATTAATTCACACCATGATAAAAAAGTGGAAGCAAGGGTATGAGGTGGTTTATGCGAAGAGGACAAAACGGAAAGGAGAATCTTTATTTAAGCGTTATACAGCCTCTTTATTTTACCGGACGCTCCGGACGTTGACGGAAGTAGACATTCCTTTAGACACAGGGGATTTCCGATTAATCGACCGAAAAGTGTGCGAGCAGATGAAGCAGCTCCATGAAAGAAACCGGTTCGTAAGAGGTCTCGTCAGCTGGGTCGGTTTCCGTCAGACTTCCGTAGAGTATGAACGAGATGAACGGCTGCTTGGGGAATCGAAGTATCCATTAAAGAAAATGCTTAAGCTTTCCTTGGATGGGATTACCTCCTTTTCCTATAAACCATTAAAACTAGCAACGTATGCCGGTGTCTTCCTTTCTCTGGCAGGGTTTATCTATATGCTTGCAGTCATTTACTTAAAGCTGTTTACTTCCCAGACAGTCGTCGGCTGGTCGTCGGTGATTGTTATCCAATTAGTCTTCAGCGGCTTTGTGCTGCTGATCCTCGGTGTCATGGGGGAATACATCGGGAGAATTTATGACGAATCAAAAAACCGGCCGCTTTATGTCATACGTGAAAGCTACGGCATAAAGGAAAACAAAGAACATGCCAAAATACTCAGCAAAAAATAG
- a CDS encoding zinc-binding dehydrogenase, whose amino-acid sequence MKAVQVTGYGDVDQLKVVEIPIPEPKEHEVLIKVKACAINNTEIWMREGAYGTGSKSGWRPEGVQFPRIPGSDITGEIVKTGRKVSETMVGKNVVLFPFTSSGEEGVEHISEDMSFIGSEYDGGYAEYVAWPAELCFDMPLADYAESAVFSVSGLTAWHMVKQIGVKHGETVMVTGANGGVGSLNVQIASKVFGAKVIAVIGDLDSKKKMEDLGADYVVSYKSDELAETILEINGGPVDSVLDVVGDALFSTSLHVLKKGGKFCISGSAGGQQTNLDFRTLYLKHITMYGSVLGTRAEFKDMLQSISAGKIKPVIDQTFPLEKAKEAQNYFKNKGKLGKILLLPEG is encoded by the coding sequence ATGAAAGCAGTACAAGTAACAGGATATGGAGATGTCGATCAGTTAAAAGTGGTAGAAATCCCGATACCCGAACCTAAAGAACATGAAGTTCTTATTAAAGTCAAAGCTTGCGCCATTAACAACACAGAAATCTGGATGAGAGAAGGAGCCTACGGGACCGGCTCTAAATCCGGATGGAGACCTGAGGGCGTGCAATTTCCTCGTATCCCTGGCTCAGACATCACGGGAGAAATCGTAAAAACAGGGAGAAAAGTAAGTGAGACTATGGTGGGGAAAAATGTAGTGTTATTCCCTTTTACTTCTAGTGGAGAAGAAGGGGTTGAACATATTTCGGAGGATATGTCTTTTATTGGCTCCGAATACGACGGGGGTTATGCGGAATACGTGGCGTGGCCGGCTGAGCTTTGTTTTGATATGCCGCTTGCTGACTATGCCGAAAGTGCTGTGTTTTCAGTGAGCGGGTTAACGGCCTGGCATATGGTTAAGCAGATCGGAGTTAAGCACGGTGAGACGGTGATGGTTACAGGGGCAAATGGTGGTGTTGGATCATTAAATGTCCAAATAGCTTCTAAGGTTTTTGGCGCCAAGGTAATTGCGGTTATCGGTGATTTGGATAGCAAGAAGAAAATGGAGGATTTAGGCGCCGACTATGTTGTCTCCTATAAATCTGATGAACTTGCTGAAACCATTTTAGAGATTAACGGAGGACCGGTTGACTCCGTTTTGGATGTGGTTGGAGATGCTTTGTTTTCCACTTCTCTCCATGTTCTAAAGAAAGGTGGGAAGTTCTGTATATCAGGATCAGCAGGCGGACAGCAAACAAATCTTGATTTTAGAACTCTATATCTTAAGCACATTACGATGTATGGGTCTGTGCTGGGCACTAGAGCTGAGTTTAAAGACATGCTCCAATCGATTTCCGCAGGGAAAATCAAACCGGTTATTGATCAAACGTTCCCACTTGAAAAAGCTAAAGAAGCTCAAAATTACTTTAAAAACAAAGGGAAATTAGGAAAAATTTTATTACTGCCTGAAGGGTAG
- a CDS encoding flavodoxin: MTDIIMLFASMSGNTEEMAEIIKQEAAEQGAAVTAYHIDFDEISMEELQNYDAILLGTYTWGDGDLPYEMEDLYDDLQEVDLTGKITALFGSCDSMYPDYGGAIHKFGDRFIECGANVVLDYLKVDLDPGEEDTKECKAFAREFVKKLGVLSEL; encoded by the coding sequence ATGACTGACATTATCATGCTGTTCGCCAGCATGTCTGGAAATACAGAAGAAATGGCAGAGATTATCAAGCAGGAAGCAGCCGAACAAGGAGCTGCTGTAACGGCCTATCATATTGATTTTGATGAAATATCTATGGAAGAATTACAGAATTATGATGCGATTCTTCTAGGTACATATACGTGGGGAGACGGGGATCTGCCGTATGAAATGGAGGATCTCTATGATGATTTGCAAGAAGTAGATTTAACGGGAAAAATAACGGCGCTCTTTGGCTCATGTGATTCCATGTATCCTGATTACGGTGGTGCTATTCATAAGTTTGGCGACCGGTTTATAGAATGCGGGGCGAACGTAGTTCTCGATTATTTAAAAGTCGATTTAGATCCAGGTGAGGAAGACACAAAAGAGTGTAAAGCTTTTGCCAGGGAATTTGTTAAAAAGCTGGGGGTTTTAAGTGAACTGTAA
- a CDS encoding C15 family peptidase, with protein sequence MKNVKITSLALAGFLALIGMVAASPSQASAKSNSCYDTDTPLTPEEQRIEDGSPIPQQIMEDADFTKFAQRFKKKLCQAKNSKQAEKAVQKHGTHLWKIAVKRAQGKRSDLGTLDSYDDRPLYWTRLHMTKTLRQWSPGFELSEKKRDELMKELEYTSRGITTIHFPKARGVKRILVSGFDPYRLEQEYRRTNPSGAAALQLDGKKVMTDSGPAIIQAANFPVRWDDFDEGIVEDTFGPYLKEGKQQIDLMMTISQGGPKVMSIEGYAGRWHTGVGNNLEDRSEEIPTVSDWPMPDKLPEFIETTLPAEAMIEAGTGPWPVKRNDEVCEWLAPEYQDQPYVCNDNGPTALSKARAGGGGSYMSNESQYRSNRVRLGLGAYDIPGGHLHVAAQEYYPEDKSVYITDQFKQFRKDTVDQTIELVKAAAGAVKK encoded by the coding sequence ATGAAAAATGTTAAAATAACAAGTCTAGCTTTAGCAGGTTTCCTTGCCCTCATAGGTATGGTTGCAGCTTCTCCGTCACAGGCAAGTGCTAAAAGCAACAGCTGTTACGACACCGATACTCCATTAACCCCGGAAGAACAGCGAATCGAGGACGGTTCCCCTATTCCCCAACAGATTATGGAAGATGCAGACTTCACTAAATTTGCCCAACGGTTTAAGAAAAAGCTCTGTCAGGCAAAAAATTCGAAGCAAGCTGAAAAAGCAGTTCAAAAACACGGTACGCATCTTTGGAAAATCGCAGTAAAACGAGCACAGGGAAAACGCTCTGATCTCGGAACACTTGATTCGTATGATGACCGTCCACTGTATTGGACGAGACTACATATGACAAAAACACTTCGCCAATGGAGTCCTGGGTTTGAACTTTCTGAGAAGAAACGCGACGAATTGATGAAGGAGCTTGAATATACTTCGCGAGGTATCACAACCATTCATTTTCCAAAAGCGAGAGGTGTGAAGCGAATTCTTGTGAGTGGATTTGATCCGTACCGATTAGAGCAGGAATACAGGCGAACGAACCCATCTGGTGCTGCGGCTCTTCAATTGGATGGGAAGAAAGTCATGACTGACAGCGGACCAGCGATTATTCAAGCCGCTAACTTTCCTGTCCGCTGGGATGACTTTGATGAGGGCATAGTGGAAGATACATTTGGTCCATATTTAAAAGAAGGAAAACAACAAATTGACCTGATGATGACCATCAGTCAAGGCGGACCAAAAGTCATGTCTATTGAAGGTTATGCTGGCCGCTGGCACACAGGTGTAGGCAATAACTTAGAAGATCGTTCAGAAGAAATCCCTACGGTTTCAGACTGGCCGATGCCGGATAAGCTGCCGGAGTTTATCGAGACTACCCTGCCAGCTGAAGCCATGATTGAAGCAGGCACTGGCCCGTGGCCGGTAAAACGAAATGACGAAGTATGTGAATGGCTCGCACCTGAATATCAGGATCAACCTTACGTATGCAATGACAACGGGCCGACCGCATTATCCAAAGCCCGTGCTGGAGGAGGTGGCAGCTACATGTCAAATGAAAGTCAATACCGTTCCAATCGGGTCAGACTCGGACTAGGCGCATACGATATTCCAGGCGGCCACCTGCACGTTGCTGCTCAAGAATACTATCCTGAAGACAAAAGCGTCTATATCACTGATCAATTTAAACAATTCCGTAAAGACACGGTAGATCAGACAATTGAACTTGTAAAAGCGGCGGCTGGCGCCGTTAAGAAGTAA
- a CDS encoding GtrA family protein, which produces MPKYSAKNSGTQFMKFSLTGILNTVIDVSLFFLLTAVHFPYWLAQGLSYSGGVLNSYLVNRKWTFQKKDGLKKEELLRFILVNVITLLISSIVLKMTLDYLNLHLVAAKGTATLSGLGLNFGLSRTWVFSDKKIKGAIQNDH; this is translated from the coding sequence ATGCCAAAATACTCAGCAAAAAATAGTGGAACCCAATTCATGAAGTTCAGCCTGACAGGAATACTGAACACAGTGATCGATGTGAGCCTCTTTTTCCTCCTCACTGCTGTTCATTTTCCTTACTGGCTGGCGCAGGGTTTGTCCTACAGCGGCGGTGTATTGAATAGTTATCTTGTGAATCGCAAGTGGACGTTTCAAAAAAAAGACGGACTGAAGAAGGAAGAATTATTACGTTTTATCCTCGTAAATGTAATCACTTTGCTGATCTCATCCATCGTTTTAAAAATGACACTCGACTATCTAAACCTACATCTAGTTGCGGCTAAAGGAACAGCCACCCTTTCAGGACTCGGCTTGAATTTCGGTTTGAGCCGCACGTGGGTATTTTCCGATAAAAAAATAAAAGGGGCGATTCAAAATGACCATTAA
- a CDS encoding YibE/F family protein: MTYKQLIIYTLIGLFIAGSVLFVNHNSSFYKRTVAQVVDTKVEDSNQVKDVHDNKDQVFKQSITAEIKNGKEKGKEVHLTNKYSSSGAYDQEYRVGNELFISIDNKSKEKGQLTGSITDVKRDKYVLLVGWIFILTLLIVGKKRGFFSMISLAVNVSLISIALDVYVNHSDTSLLWICSILVVLFTIISLLLLNGFNEMTYAAIAATLLGILLSLSITYGTIKLTDGSGLRYEEMQFLTRPYEVVFMAGLFIGSLGAVMDVAITIASSIFGLYEKNRNVSIKALRKSGMDIGKDVMGTLTNILFFVYVSGSIPSMILYLKNASALGFTLSMNLSLEFARALAGGIGIVLTIPIAVYTSVLFVNRKRNRL, from the coding sequence ATGACTTACAAACAATTGATTATTTATACTTTAATAGGACTTTTCATTGCCGGCTCCGTTTTATTTGTGAATCACAATAGTTCTTTCTACAAACGAACGGTAGCCCAGGTTGTAGATACCAAGGTGGAAGATTCGAATCAAGTGAAGGATGTTCATGATAATAAAGATCAGGTATTCAAACAGAGCATCACAGCTGAAATTAAAAATGGGAAAGAAAAAGGTAAAGAAGTGCACTTAACGAATAAGTACTCTTCGTCTGGTGCTTATGATCAAGAATACCGAGTCGGAAATGAATTGTTTATTTCCATTGATAATAAATCAAAGGAAAAAGGGCAGTTAACTGGTTCGATCACAGATGTGAAACGGGACAAGTATGTTCTGCTTGTAGGATGGATTTTTATCTTAACTTTACTGATTGTTGGAAAGAAACGAGGTTTTTTCTCCATGATCAGCTTGGCGGTCAACGTCTCCTTAATCTCCATTGCATTGGACGTTTATGTGAATCACTCAGACACCAGTCTGTTATGGATTTGCAGTATATTGGTAGTTTTATTTACCATCATTTCTTTACTGCTCCTGAATGGTTTCAATGAAATGACCTATGCCGCGATTGCAGCAACACTGCTGGGCATCTTATTATCATTATCTATCACTTATGGCACGATCAAGCTTACGGATGGAAGTGGTTTGAGATATGAAGAGATGCAGTTTCTGACCAGGCCCTATGAAGTGGTGTTTATGGCAGGGCTGTTTATCGGTTCGTTAGGGGCAGTAATGGATGTGGCTATTACCATTGCATCGTCTATTTTTGGCCTCTATGAAAAGAATCGCAACGTAAGCATAAAGGCTCTGAGAAAATCCGGTATGGACATAGGAAAAGACGTTATGGGAACGTTGACCAACATTTTGTTTTTTGTTTACGTAAGCGGTTCTATACCCTCGATGATCTTGTATTTAAAAAATGCTTCAGCTCTAGGGTTTACTCTTTCTATGAACCTTTCCTTGGAATTTGCCCGTGCCCTGGCTGGAGGAATTGGTATCGTATTAACCATTCCAATAGCCGTGTACACTTCTGTATTATTCGTCAATCGAAAGAGGAATAGACTATGA
- a CDS encoding alpha/beta hydrolase family protein, with translation MQKECHTCGYQQVEVAEKGFTFPMLVMYPTSILETEERVGPYVLKAAKHAPVSEGEHPLAIISHGTGGTPYVYRTLARYLARCGFVVGLPEHPFNNLTDNSLEGTVENLENRPKQLSAAIDWFMNSEEFASHVRQKDAAIIGHSMGAYTALAAAGGRPVSLPRESSDGNSCNVKVEPDSRIGRLVLLAPASVWFKEKGALDEVTVPVLMLTGEKDEITTSFHSDIILNGLSGPNQMQHRMIENGGHFSFLSPFPEKLVRPDFPPSQDPPGFDRASFHQQLNKEIAEFLSE, from the coding sequence ATGCAAAAAGAATGCCATACTTGTGGATATCAGCAGGTAGAAGTCGCTGAAAAAGGTTTCACGTTTCCAATGCTGGTCATGTATCCAACTTCCATTCTGGAAACAGAAGAAAGAGTGGGCCCCTATGTATTGAAGGCAGCCAAACATGCGCCCGTGAGTGAAGGGGAACATCCTTTAGCCATCATCTCTCACGGTACCGGTGGAACGCCGTATGTTTATCGAACGTTGGCACGTTATTTGGCACGGTGCGGATTTGTTGTCGGACTGCCTGAGCATCCCTTTAACAACCTTACGGATAACTCTTTGGAAGGCACAGTAGAAAATCTGGAAAACCGTCCGAAGCAGCTTAGCGCTGCTATTGACTGGTTTATGAACAGTGAGGAGTTTGCAAGTCACGTGAGACAAAAAGACGCAGCCATTATCGGTCACTCTATGGGCGCCTACACAGCTCTAGCTGCGGCAGGTGGAAGGCCGGTCTCGCTTCCTCGGGAATCATCAGATGGAAACTCCTGCAACGTAAAGGTCGAACCTGATTCAAGAATTGGGAGGCTTGTTCTGCTGGCGCCGGCATCGGTGTGGTTTAAAGAAAAAGGAGCGCTGGATGAGGTGACCGTTCCCGTTCTTATGCTCACAGGTGAAAAAGACGAGATTACCACATCCTTTCACTCGGATATCATTTTGAATGGTCTTTCTGGTCCGAATCAAATGCAGCATCGAATGATAGAAAATGGCGGTCACTTTTCCTTCTTGTCTCCTTTCCCTGAAAAATTGGTTCGTCCGGATTTTCCTCCTTCCCAGGATCCGCCGGGGTTTGATAGAGCAAGTTTTCACCAGCAACTCAATAAAGAAATTGCAGAGTTTCTCTCTGAGTGA
- a CDS encoding YfhE family protein yields the protein MARNAQYQPIRGEKVELSDAQEVHYAKEFKQADIAGGYRKPRVKEAKNENPNLKE from the coding sequence ATGGCAAGAAATGCACAGTATCAACCAATTCGAGGAGAAAAGGTGGAGCTGTCTGACGCTCAAGAGGTTCATTATGCTAAAGAGTTTAAACAAGCGGATATCGCAGGTGGATATCGTAAACCTCGCGTCAAAGAAGCAAAAAATGAAAATCCTAATCTGAAAGAGTAA